The DNA segment GTCACGGGCCATGTCGGCCCTTGAACAGGTCGGCCTTGGTGAGCGCCACGACCACCGCCCAGTGCAGATGTCGGGCGGCGAGCAGCAGCGGGTGGCCATTGCGCGGGCCATCTCGACGGACCCCGGGGTTGTGTTGGCCGATGAGCCGACCGGGGCACTCGACAGCCGCAATGCCGAGAACGTGATGCAGATCTTTGCGGACCTGCAGTCGCCCGAACGAGCCATCTGCATTGTCACCCATGACATGCACGTGGCAGATGCGACCCGGCGCAGGATCTCCATGCTGGATGGGAAGATCGTGGCCGACGAGTTGCTCGGTGGCCCATCTGGTGGCCGTGTTGTGACAGGGGCGGGGGCCGGATCGTGAGACGCTTCCGGGAACTGGTCGGCGTGGCCACCGCCGGGTTGACGGCCCGCAAGATCCGGACGTTGCTCATCATGCTCGGCCCGATCCTGGGCGTGTCGGCCATCGTGGCCGCCATCGGCATCAACGAGAGTTCCAAGGGTCACCTCAAGGCCAAGCTCCAGGAGCTGGGTACCGACCTGATCGTGGTCAATGCCTCGGCAGGGTTCGGATTCGGCCAGGACCCAGTCATCGAGGCTGCCGCCGTGGCCCGTGTCGGGCGACTGCCCGACGTGGTGGCGGTGACTGGCACCCGTCAGCTGTCTGACATCGTGACCGTGCCGTTTGCCGGAGCGGAGGACTACTACCGGGCCTTCCCCGTCCCGGTGATAGCCACGGGCCCCGAGCTGCCCGCCACCCTGGAGGTGCCGATGGTCTCGGGACGGTTCCTGAACGCCTTCGACAAGGAGTCCAGCGCCCGGGTGGCCGTCATCGGGCGGGATCTGGCCGACGAGTACGGCTATCTGGCGGGGGAGTCGCGCACCATTGAGCTGAACGGCTTGGAGTACGGGGTGGTCGGGGTTCTGGACTGGGTCCTGTTGGAACCGTCGATGGATTCGGCGGTGTTCGTGACGTTCGCTGCTGCGATTGCCGACTGGGATCTGGACGATCCCGATCCGAATCGTCTGTACGTCCGGGCTCCCACCAACACCGCGATGGTGGCCAAGGAGATCCCCATCGTGGTCAGCCTCGGCGGGCCGGACGGGGCTAATGCCTCGGTCCCCACGGATCTGCTGGACGCTCAGTCGCAGGTTGACGAGAGTCTCAACAACCTGACCAAGATGATGGGTGGGCTGGCCCTCATCGTGGGTGGTGTGGGCATCGCCAATGTGATGTCCATCTCGGTGATCCAGCGATCTTCGGAGATTGGGATCCGGCGGGCCCTCGGACACAGTCGAGGGACCATCGCCGTCCAGTTTTTGTTCGAGGCCCTCGTGGTGGGGGTGTTCGGGGGGATCCTCGGGGCGCTGGTAGGTGCCGGCGTGGTCTGGGGGGTGGCGGCCCAAAGGGGCTACACCATGGTGCTCAGCGTGACCGGACTCGCCGGGTGGGCACTGGTCTCGGTCGGCGTTGCCGTGGTGGCGGGCCTCTATCCGTCGTCCAAGGCCGCCCGTCTGGAGCCGTTGGAGACCCTCCGCCTCGGATGATGGCGCCCTATTGAGGGCCCTAGCATCGGTCCCGATGGATCCTGACCTCCTACAAGCCTTCGGCTGGACCGGCGGAGCGCGCCCCGATGACGGCCGTCTGGGTCGGATCGTGCGGGTCGACCGGGGCGAGTGCGACGTGGTGACTGACGAGGGTCGCCTCCGGGTGCTCTCTGATTCACAACGTTCTCAGGACCTGCTGGCGCCGGCCACCGGCGACTGGGTGGTGGTGGTCGACGATCCCGAGTTGGGTCCGCTGATCTCGCGTGTGCTGGACCGGGCCAATACGGTGTCGCGCCGTGACCCGTCCGAGGCGGTCATCGAGCAGGTCCTGGTGGCCAACGTGGACCTGGTACTCATCGTGCATGGACTGGACCGGCCCCTTCCGCCGGGGCGTCTCGAGCGGTTCCTGGTCGTGGGTTGGGATAGCGGAGCCGAGGTGGTCGTGGTCCTGACCAAGGCGGATCGAGAACCGGAGGCCGCCATCGAGGTTGCGGCCACCGTCCGGGCGCTGGCTCCCGATGTCGAGGTTCTGACCGTCGGCATGGGGCGTGACTATCCAGGGCATGAACAGGTCGCCTCGCTGATGACGCCGGGACGCACCGTGGCTCTGTTGGGGGAGTCGGGAGCCGGAAAGTCGACGCTGGTCAACGCCCTGGTGGGCGACGAGGTGCTGGCTACTGCGGCGGTGCGAGCCGGTGACTCTAAGGGGCGCCACACCACAGTGAGCCGGGAGCTGGTCCTGCGTCCTGGCGGGGGCTTGCTGGTCGATACGCCGGGAATCCGGGCCGTGGGGATCTGGGATGCCGAGGAGTCTCTTTCCCGGGTGTTCGGCGACCTCGAGGAGCGGTCCGCCGACTGTCGGTTTGCCGATTGTGCCCATGACACCGAGCCGGACTGCGCAGTCCGGGCCGAGGTGGAAGCCGGCCGGGTGGATCACCGACGGGTTGACCGTTTCCGTTCGTTGCGGGCCGAACTGGCCGAGCAGCGCGAACGTGAGGTGGGCCGGGAACGGAGATCCGGTCGGGGCCGCCGCCGCTAGGAGTTCAGTCGCCTGTCTGGCTTCGCGCCTCTTGGGCGGCCAGGGTTCGGCGGTCCAGCTTGTCGCCTGCGTTCAGCGGAAGCCGATCCACGATGCGGATGGCCCCGGGCAGCTTGTAGCCCGACAGGTCGTCGTGACCGTGGGCCACCAGGTCATGCAGGGCCGGCGGGTGGTCGGGATCGGTCGGAACGATGACGGCCACACCGATCTCGCCCATGGTTGAGTCAGGCCGGGGCACCACAGCCACCTGGGCAACAGCGGGATGGGTGCCCAGCACCGCCTCGACTTCGAGCGGGTAGACGTTGTAGCCGCCACGGATGTACATCTCCTTGACCCGTCCGGCTAGCCGGAAGCAACCGGCGTCGTCCACATGGGCCAGGTCGCCGGTTCGGAGCCAGCCGTCGACCAGGGCTTCGGTGGTGCCCTCTGGGTCGTTCCAGTAGCCGGACATGGCGCTCGGCGTCTGTAGCCAGAGTTCGCCCACCTCGCCGTCGATGAGGGCCTGACCGTCGTCATCGCGGACCTCGGCGGCAACCCCTGGGCGGGGTCGCCCCACCGTGTGGAGCGCCTCGTCGTCGTCGGCGTCCAAGGCCGTACTCAGACCGGTGCCACCGGATTCGGTGGACGAGTAACGAATCGAATAGGCGGCACCGAATCGTTCGCGGGCCTCAATGACCAGCGCTGGCGGTGACGGCCCTGCACCGACCACGATGGACTGCACGCATGACAGGTCTCGATCGTCGAATCCAGGCTCCTGCATGAGGAGCGAGATCTGGGAGGCCACCCCGTTCACGGCCGGGAGGCGGTACCGCTCCACCAGGTCCAGGAAGCCGCTGGCTGTCCAGCGGTCCATGACGTGGATGGTGGCGCCTGAGGCCAGCTGCCACCCGAGTTTGGTCATCACGCCGACGTGGGCGAACGCCGTGCCGCTGACCATGTGACCGCCCGATCCCCATGCGCCACCGGCATCCAGCGCGTGGATGGCTACCAGTTGCCGGTCGGTGAACCAGGCGCCGCGGGGGTCGCCGGTGGTGCCGGATGTGAAACAGATGCAGGTCGGCCGGTAAGGGTCCGCGGGGACGGCCGGGACGACTTCGCCGTGGCCCCGGAGGCCGGCTAGCAGTTGGGTTGGATCGTTACCGTCACCGACCAGTTCGACGCGACGATCTTCGGGAATGCCGTCGGAGAGGGCGTCGTTGGCCAGGATCAGGTCAGGATCGACGGCCTCGATGATGCGAGATCGTTCTCGGGCCCGGAGACGGGGATTGGCGCCAGCGGTGGTCACTCCGGCCTTGGCGGCCGCCAGATATCCCACCGCGTACTCGAGGCCGGAAGGCAGGGAGAGAAGGAGGACGTTTCCGGGCCCTAATCCTCGGCCGGCTAGTCCGGCGGCCACCTCGTCGCTGGCCCGGTCGAGTTCCCGGTAGGACAATTCGGTGCCGTCGGCCAACTGGAACGCTGCCCGGTCGCCGAACCGGCGGGCGGCCTCGGCCACCGTTTCAGCCAGCAGGGGCCTGCTCATCTGGTTCTCGTCCTGCGAGCAGTCATCGGGTCACCGGTCGATTGGAGATCTCAGGTGTCGAGGAGTTCGAGGATGCGATCGGCTGGTCGGGCGACTACTGCCCGGTTGCCGAGGATTCCAATGGGTCGCTGCATGAGTTCGGGATGTGCGGAGATCAGGTCGACCACGACGGTCGGGTCGTCCAGCGACGCCGGGTTGACGTTCAACGCATCGAACCCATCGCCCCGGCGGATCATCTCCGCAGGGCCCAGAGCGACCATGTCCAGGATTCGCACCAGCAGGTCGTGATCCAGCGGCTCGTCCATGTACTCGATGACGTCGAACTCGACGCCGCGCTCCTCGAGAATTTCGAGGGCGCCCCGGGACTTCCCTCAGACCGGGTTGTGGACGAGTAGGAGCCGACGCGGATCGATGGAAGCCATGGGCCGGACGGTACCGCGCGCTTCGCCCGCCCCTAGAATCGTCGCGTGGCCCACGCATCATGTGGGCTGCACAGAACCTGGACGGACCGAGCATCGGCCGCCCCTTCGATCCCGGGAGTTCGACCCATGAGCCGACGAAGCGACGCCATTGAGCGCTTCACCGTCGAAGCCGAGGCCTCGGGGCTCGACATCGAGGTACAGCTATATCCCGGTGGAACCCGGACGGCGGCCGATGCGGCTGACGCCGTGGGTTGCCACGTGGATCAGATCGTGAAGTCGTTGGTGTTCATGGCCGACGTCCGGCCGGTACTCGTGTTGTGCTCAGGCGGCCGCCGGGTCGATGAGGAACGCCTGGCGTCCTACCTGGGTACTGAGATCAGGATCGCCGGGGCCAGCGAGGTCCGGGCGGCCACCGGATTCGCTATTGGTGGGACGCCGCCGCTGGGGCACACCGTTCCGTTGCGGACCTTGGTCGACCCTCATCTCATGGACTTCGATGAGGTTTGGGCGGCGGCCGGCACCCCCGATTCGGTGTTCCCCGTGAAGCCCAAGGACCTGGTCAAGGCCACTTCGGGTGCGGTGGTCGGCGTCACCCGCTGACCGGCGATCTCAGGCGTGGTCGTCCAGTGGGACGGCGGTGGTGGACTTGAGTTCCTCCATGACGAAGATCGAACGGAAGCCCGAGAAACCGACACGCTGGGTCATCCGCTTGTAAAAGTCGTCGTAGGCGGCGATGTCGCGGACGAGTACCCGAAGCATGTAGTCCACTTCACCACTGGTTCGCCAGGCGTTCACGATTTCGGGAAACTCGGCGATGCCCAGGGTGAACTGCTCCAACCAATCGGCGGAGTGGTCAGTGGTGCGGATCTCCACGAGGGCGGTGAGGCCGCGTCCGACCGCCGCTGGATCGACGAGGGCCACCCGCCCACGAAGGATGCCCTGGTCCTGAAGGCGTTGGACCCGCCGCCAACACGATGTGGCCGAGAGGCCGACCCGTTCGCCGAGTTCGGTGGTGGAGAGGGAGGCATCGTCCTGGAGGAGACGCAGCAGATCCCGATCGATGATATCCATTGTGCAAGTATATTGCAGATTAGAGGTTATATCTGGATAACTAATGCACAAATAGGCTGAGATATCGCAATAGCGCACGGATATCCCGGGGATTCTCCAATAGGTTCATGCCGTGGTCACGCACTACGACGCCAACTCCCACAACGTCAACCCCCGGCATCCATCCACGCTGTTCACGGCGCATCCGGCATCGGTCGGTGAGACGTGGTCGCAGCACGCTCGGTTTGCATTTTCGGCAGCCGGAAGATTGGTTGTTGCTGCCATGGCCGCAGCGGTGCACGCCCTGTTTCCCTTTCTTTTTCAGACGACGGCCAGTCGGACCATCGACGTACTCCACTCCCGGATTCACGGCCCTCGGGGCAACGAGTCGGTGGTGACCACCACCACGGAGCTTCTGGCTGAGTAATCCTGTTCCCATGAGCCCGGCGTCGCACCTCCCTCCGCTGGTCGTCGAGGTCACTCGGGGTGATCGGCTTGAGAGTCGACACGAGGTTGACGTGGCCATCGTCGATGCAGACGGCCGATTGGTCCGCGCCCACGGCGATGCCCATCGTGACGTGATGCCCCGTTCAGCGTGCAAGCCCGTCCAGGCGTTGCCGCTGGTAACCACCGGCGCCGCCGACGCCTTCAGTCTGGGCAATGTCGAGTTGGCCCTGGCGTGCGCCAGTCACGACGGTGAGCCGGGTCATGTCTCCGCTGTCAGGGCCTGGCTCGGTCGACTCGGTCTGGACGCCGATGCCTTGGCGTGTGGAAGCCACCTTCCGATGCACGAGGGCTCGGCCGCCGACATGGTGGCTGCCGGTGACACACCGGACCAGACGCACAATAACTGCTCTGGCAAGCACGTCGGCTTCCTCACCGTTCTCCGCCACCTCGACCTGCCACTGGACGGATACCTGGATCCCTCCCATCCGCTGCATGCCGATCACGTGACTCCGGCGCTGGCCGAGGCTTGCGGGGTCGACCTGGACAGCCAGGTTCCCGGCATCGACGGATGTGGTATCCCGGTCTGGTCCGTGCCCCTCGATGGCCTTGCCGGCGCCTGGGCCGGGCTCGGTTCGGCGGCGGCCAACGCACCGGCCACCCGCCTGTTGGACGCCATGCGTGCCGAACCGTTCCACGTGGCTGGTAGCGACCGGACCTGCACCCGGATCATCCGCGCGGCGTCGGGCTCCGCCGTGGTCAAGACCGGCGCAGAGGGCGTGTTCTGCGCTGCCCTACCTGCCAGTGGGCTGGGCCTGGGGTTGAAGGTTCGGGACGGCGCGAGGCGGGCCGCCGATGCGGCAGTCCTCCACCTGCTGACAGATCTGGGATGCCTCCCGGACGATGGCCCTGAACTGCTCCGCAACCGGGCCGGCACGATCGTGGGCCAGGTTCGCGTGACGTAGTTGCCCGTACCGGATTACCCCTGGCAGGACCACCGTATGGCTGGCCTGAAGGCTCTGTTCCCTAGGGTGGGCTCCCTAGGGTGGCGGGCTGAAGACGACGGAGATCCGAGGGACCGCTTCGATGGAGAGGACTTCAATGGGCAGTTGTGACGGACGGGTGGTGATCGTGACCGGAGCCGGTCGTGGTCTTGGGCGGGCCCATGCCCTGGCCTTTGCGGCTGAGGGCGCCCATGTGGTGGTCAACGACCTCGGGGTGGGACGCGAGGGACAGGACCCCGATGCGGCCGTCAGCCCGGCCCACGAAGTGGTGGCCGTCATCGAGGCCATGGGTGGTCAAGCCATTGTCGACGGAGCGGACGTAGCCGACTGGGATCAGGCCGAGTCCATGGTGGCCCGGGCCGTCGATACGTGGGGCCGCCTCGACACGCTGGTCTGCAACGCCGGGTTCCTTCGGGATCGAATGCTGGCCAACATGGGTGAGGACGAGTGGGACTCGGTGACCCGGGTCCACCTGAAGGGGCACTTCGCCCCGGCCCGTCATGCCATTGCCCACTGGCGCGAGCGGTCCAAAGGCGGTGAGGAGGTGGCCGGTCGGGTGGTCATGACGTCGTCCGGCGCGGGCCTGATGGGCAGCATCGGGCAGGGCAACTATGCGGCGGCCAAGGCTGGGATCGCCTTGCTGGTCGTCCAGGCGGCGGCTGAGTGGGGCCGTTACGGGGTGTTAGTCAACGGGGTGGCCCCCGATGCGAGGACTCGCATGACCGAGGGCGTGTTCTACGGCGATGCACCTGACAATGCATGGGACGAGAAGGACCCGGCCAACGTGTCACCCCTAATGGTCTGGTTGGGGAGCGAGGCTTGTGACGTGACCGGCCGGGTCTTCGAGGCCACCGGTGGCCAGTTGAACGTGTGCGATGGATGGCAGCACGGCCCCGTGGTCTCGGTGGGGGAGCGTCGGTTCACCGTCGACGAGGTGGGCGAGGCTGTACACCGGTCGATCGCCGAGGGCCCCGAGCCGGCGCCCGTCTTTGGAAGCTGATTGCCGGTACCTGAGGGTCCAAACGGTGGTTGACCGGGTGGGTATCAGGACGCCCGTTCGGCGTCGGCTCCCCGGGTGAGGGCCTCGTCAAGGAGTTGGCGTGCGGAGTCGCGGTCGACGCCCAGTTGGCGGACCTCGAAGGCGAAGCGGTCGGCGGCCGCGGCCAGGCGTTCGCGGCGCTGTCGGAGAGGCTCGGAGTGGGGCGGCTCGTCAACCACGAAGGTGCCTCGTCGCCCCCGACCCTCGAGCGCCCCGGAAGCCTCCAGTTCGCGGTAGGCCCGGGCCACCGTGCCGGGCGCCAAGGCGAGTGCACTGGCCATGTCGCGGACGGTGGGAAGGCGGGAGCCCGCCACGAGGTGGCCGACGGCCACCATCACCGACAGCTGGGCCCTCAACTGTTCGTAGAGAGGGACCGAGACGTTGGCATCCAGGCGAATGACTAGGCGGCGGCGTCGACCGGTGGGGTCGATCGAGTCGGCGATGGTCGGGCCTGTCTGCATGCAACGTACACTGTATCAGTAC comes from the Acidimicrobiales bacterium genome and includes:
- a CDS encoding GntR family transcriptional regulator, whose protein sequence is MQTGPTIADSIDPTGRRRRLVIRLDANVSVPLYEQLRAQLSVMVAVGHLVAGSRLPTVRDMASALALAPGTVARAYRELEASGALEGRGRRGTFVVDEPPHSEPLRQRRERLAAAADRFAFEVRQLGVDRDSARQLLDEALTRGADAERAS
- a CDS encoding SDR family oxidoreductase — encoded protein: MERTSMGSCDGRVVIVTGAGRGLGRAHALAFAAEGAHVVVNDLGVGREGQDPDAAVSPAHEVVAVIEAMGGQAIVDGADVADWDQAESMVARAVDTWGRLDTLVCNAGFLRDRMLANMGEDEWDSVTRVHLKGHFAPARHAIAHWRERSKGGEEVAGRVVMTSSGAGLMGSIGQGNYAAAKAGIALLVVQAAAEWGRYGVLVNGVAPDARTRMTEGVFYGDAPDNAWDEKDPANVSPLMVWLGSEACDVTGRVFEATGGQLNVCDGWQHGPVVSVGERRFTVDEVGEAVHRSIAEGPEPAPVFGS
- a CDS encoding Lrp/AsnC family transcriptional regulator yields the protein MDIIDRDLLRLLQDDASLSTTELGERVGLSATSCWRRVQRLQDQGILRGRVALVDPAAVGRGLTALVEIRTTDHSADWLEQFTLGIAEFPEIVNAWRTSGEVDYMLRVLVRDIAAYDDFYKRMTQRVGFSGFRSIFVMEELKSTTAVPLDDHA
- a CDS encoding ArsC/Spx/MgsR family protein, with protein sequence MDEPLDHDLLVRILDMVALGPAEMIRRGDGFDALNVNPASLDDPTVVVDLISAHPELMQRPIGILGNRAVVARPADRILELLDT
- a CDS encoding ABC transporter permease, whose amino-acid sequence is MRRFRELVGVATAGLTARKIRTLLIMLGPILGVSAIVAAIGINESSKGHLKAKLQELGTDLIVVNASAGFGFGQDPVIEAAAVARVGRLPDVVAVTGTRQLSDIVTVPFAGAEDYYRAFPVPVIATGPELPATLEVPMVSGRFLNAFDKESSARVAVIGRDLADEYGYLAGESRTIELNGLEYGVVGVLDWVLLEPSMDSAVFVTFAAAIADWDLDDPDPNRLYVRAPTNTAMVAKEIPIVVSLGGPDGANASVPTDLLDAQSQVDESLNNLTKMMGGLALIVGGVGIANVMSISVIQRSSEIGIRRALGHSRGTIAVQFLFEALVVGVFGGILGALVGAGVVWGVAAQRGYTMVLSVTGLAGWALVSVGVAVVAGLYPSSKAARLEPLETLRLG
- a CDS encoding class I adenylate-forming enzyme family protein produces the protein MSRPLLAETVAEAARRFGDRAAFQLADGTELSYRELDRASDEVAAGLAGRGLGPGNVLLLSLPSGLEYAVGYLAAAKAGVTTAGANPRLRARERSRIIEAVDPDLILANDALSDGIPEDRRVELVGDGNDPTQLLAGLRGHGEVVPAVPADPYRPTCICFTSGTTGDPRGAWFTDRQLVAIHALDAGGAWGSGGHMVSGTAFAHVGVMTKLGWQLASGATIHVMDRWTASGFLDLVERYRLPAVNGVASQISLLMQEPGFDDRDLSCVQSIVVGAGPSPPALVIEARERFGAAYSIRYSSTESGGTGLSTALDADDDEALHTVGRPRPGVAAEVRDDDGQALIDGEVGELWLQTPSAMSGYWNDPEGTTEALVDGWLRTGDLAHVDDAGCFRLAGRVKEMYIRGGYNVYPLEVEAVLGTHPAVAQVAVVPRPDSTMGEIGVAVIVPTDPDHPPALHDLVAHGHDDLSGYKLPGAIRIVDRLPLNAGDKLDRRTLAAQEARSQTGD
- the rsgA gene encoding ribosome small subunit-dependent GTPase A, whose amino-acid sequence is MDPDLLQAFGWTGGARPDDGRLGRIVRVDRGECDVVTDEGRLRVLSDSQRSQDLLAPATGDWVVVVDDPELGPLISRVLDRANTVSRRDPSEAVIEQVLVANVDLVLIVHGLDRPLPPGRLERFLVVGWDSGAEVVVVLTKADREPEAAIEVAATVRALAPDVEVLTVGMGRDYPGHEQVASLMTPGRTVALLGESGAGKSTLVNALVGDEVLATAAVRAGDSKGRHTTVSRELVLRPGGGLLVDTPGIRAVGIWDAEESLSRVFGDLEERSADCRFADCAHDTEPDCAVRAEVEAGRVDHRRVDRFRSLRAELAEQREREVGRERRSGRGRRR
- a CDS encoding YbaK/EbsC family protein; its protein translation is MSRRSDAIERFTVEAEASGLDIEVQLYPGGTRTAADAADAVGCHVDQIVKSLVFMADVRPVLVLCSGGRRVDEERLASYLGTEIRIAGASEVRAATGFAIGGTPPLGHTVPLRTLVDPHLMDFDEVWAAAGTPDSVFPVKPKDLVKATSGAVVGVTR
- a CDS encoding ATP-binding cassette domain-containing protein; the protein is SRAMSALEQVGLGERHDHRPVQMSGGEQQRVAIARAISTDPGVVLADEPTGALDSRNAENVMQIFADLQSPERAICIVTHDMHVADATRRRISMLDGKIVADELLGGPSGGRVVTGAGAGS
- a CDS encoding asparaginase — protein: MSPASHLPPLVVEVTRGDRLESRHEVDVAIVDADGRLVRAHGDAHRDVMPRSACKPVQALPLVTTGAADAFSLGNVELALACASHDGEPGHVSAVRAWLGRLGLDADALACGSHLPMHEGSAADMVAAGDTPDQTHNNCSGKHVGFLTVLRHLDLPLDGYLDPSHPLHADHVTPALAEACGVDLDSQVPGIDGCGIPVWSVPLDGLAGAWAGLGSAAANAPATRLLDAMRAEPFHVAGSDRTCTRIIRAASGSAVVKTGAEGVFCAALPASGLGLGLKVRDGARRAADAAVLHLLTDLGCLPDDGPELLRNRAGTIVGQVRVT
- a CDS encoding DUF6356 family protein is translated as MVTHYDANSHNVNPRHPSTLFTAHPASVGETWSQHARFAFSAAGRLVVAAMAAAVHALFPFLFQTTASRTIDVLHSRIHGPRGNESVVTTTTELLAE